The following are encoded together in the Bacteroidales bacterium genome:
- a CDS encoding AAA family ATPase, with the protein MDYNDFTKVAQNALRKGTDIAKVLKHTHIENIHILKGIIETDNNVTPFIFRRLGIKISEFENNLVEIYKNFDILKENEKLKISKNVDKSLNKAKQISKSLKDDYISIEHILSGILLTGDISSNLMLKKGFNQEMIESAIKELRKNPIKKEDTTEKFETLNKYAVNMINKIKSGKSDPIIGRIDEIRRVLQIISRKTKNNPIIIGEPGVGKTAIVEGLAQRIVKGDVPENLKNNIIFSLDLGSIIAGASKQGELESRLKSIIKEVNESAGEVILFIDEIHLLVGTGKSGGKPGAADILKPALARGELRAIGATTINEYKKYFEKDKALDRRFQKIIVEEPSIDDCISILRGIKEKYQTFHKVRIKDEAVIAAVELSDRYISDRFLPDKAIDLMDEASSKLRLEINTLPSEIDELERKIIILKTEKAQLKKEDNETAVKELSNKISDLSDKCTNYRAIWESEKTLINEIISKRKLIADYKIQAEKSKEEGDFETAAKITYKDIEDEKKLLENLNNELDKNRSEVILSKEFVDRELIAELISDITGIPVSKMTKSESEKLINLEKELGKRVIGQKEAIRAVSEAVRRSRAGLQDKGKPIGSFIFLGTTGVGKTELAKALAEFLFDDEKNIVRIDMSEYQEKHTVSRLIGSPPGYVGYDEGGQLTEAVRMKPYSVVLLDEIEKAHKDIFNTFLQVLDDGHLTDSQGRTVNFKNTLIIMTSNAGSDKINKSFEKMTSSNYKEVIIKTKQEVSQVLKETMRPEFLNRIDEIIMFMPLSLNSISKIVELQLNSLKKKLKKDDIRINFTKKAVSVLSRLSYNPQFGARPVKRTIQKHILNELSEQILKNEVDKKKIINIDLKDSKLIFNNVTDQELEKILADQKLVTDKKEKHETETDTENETTIKKDSGFWKRFGNWFKNIFGNK; encoded by the coding sequence ATGGATTATAACGATTTTACTAAAGTTGCACAAAATGCTTTAAGAAAAGGTACTGATATAGCAAAAGTCCTTAAGCATACACATATTGAGAACATCCACATCTTAAAAGGAATCATTGAAACGGATAATAATGTAACTCCTTTTATTTTCAGAAGATTGGGAATAAAAATAAGTGAGTTTGAAAATAATTTGGTTGAAATCTATAAAAATTTTGATATACTGAAGGAAAATGAAAAGCTTAAAATATCAAAAAATGTGGATAAATCTTTAAACAAAGCAAAACAAATCTCAAAATCTTTAAAAGATGATTATATTTCTATTGAGCATATATTATCAGGAATACTGTTAACAGGAGATATATCTTCAAATCTTATGCTTAAAAAAGGTTTCAATCAAGAAATGATTGAAAGTGCTATAAAAGAACTTCGAAAAAATCCGATAAAAAAGGAAGATACTACTGAAAAGTTTGAAACTTTAAACAAGTATGCTGTTAACATGATTAATAAAATCAAAAGCGGCAAATCAGATCCTATAATCGGACGAATTGATGAAATAAGACGTGTATTACAAATTATTTCAAGGAAAACTAAAAATAACCCGATAATAATCGGCGAACCCGGAGTAGGCAAAACAGCAATTGTAGAAGGTTTAGCTCAACGAATTGTAAAAGGAGATGTTCCCGAGAACCTAAAAAACAATATTATTTTTTCTTTAGACTTGGGGTCGATTATTGCCGGAGCATCAAAACAAGGAGAATTAGAATCCCGTTTAAAATCCATTATTAAAGAAGTTAATGAATCAGCAGGTGAAGTTATATTATTTATTGATGAAATTCATTTGCTTGTAGGAACGGGTAAATCCGGAGGAAAACCGGGAGCTGCTGATATATTGAAACCGGCATTAGCAAGAGGAGAATTGAGAGCAATAGGTGCAACAACCATTAATGAATACAAAAAATACTTTGAAAAAGATAAAGCGCTTGACAGAAGATTTCAAAAAATTATTGTTGAAGAACCGTCAATTGATGACTGTATATCAATATTAAGAGGAATAAAAGAGAAATATCAAACTTTCCATAAAGTAAGAATAAAAGATGAAGCTGTTATTGCAGCCGTTGAGTTATCAGACAGATATATAAGCGATCGCTTTTTACCGGATAAAGCAATAGACCTAATGGATGAAGCGTCTTCAAAATTAAGATTGGAGATAAATACTTTACCTTCTGAAATTGATGAACTTGAAAGAAAAATAATTATTCTGAAAACAGAAAAAGCTCAATTGAAAAAAGAAGATAATGAAACTGCCGTTAAAGAGCTTTCTAATAAGATTTCTGACCTAAGTGATAAATGTACAAATTACAGAGCAATTTGGGAATCGGAAAAAACTTTAATCAATGAGATAATCAGTAAAAGAAAATTAATTGCAGATTATAAAATTCAAGCAGAAAAATCAAAAGAAGAAGGCGATTTTGAGACTGCAGCTAAAATAACATATAAAGATATTGAAGACGAAAAAAAGTTATTGGAAAATTTAAATAATGAACTTGATAAAAACAGATCAGAAGTAATTTTATCAAAAGAATTTGTTGACAGAGAGCTGATAGCAGAACTGATATCTGATATTACAGGTATTCCTGTCAGTAAAATGACAAAAAGTGAAAGTGAAAAGCTTATTAATTTAGAAAAAGAACTCGGCAAACGTGTAATCGGGCAAAAAGAAGCTATACGAGCCGTTTCTGAAGCTGTCAGAAGAAGCAGAGCCGGTTTACAGGATAAAGGTAAACCAATCGGTTCCTTTATTTTTCTCGGAACAACAGGTGTAGGGAAAACAGAATTAGCAAAAGCTCTTGCAGAATTCCTTTTTGATGATGAAAAAAATATAGTACGTATTGATATGTCTGAATATCAAGAAAAGCATACAGTTTCCAGATTAATAGGCTCACCTCCGGGTTATGTAGGATATGATGAAGGTGGTCAACTGACTGAAGCTGTTCGGATGAAACCTTATTCAGTTGTACTGTTAGATGAAATTGAAAAGGCTCATAAAGATATTTTCAATACTTTCCTTCAAGTTCTTGACGACGGTCATCTGACAGACAGCCAAGGGCGAACTGTAAATTTTAAAAACACATTGATAATTATGACTTCTAATGCCGGTTCGGATAAGATCAATAAAAGTTTTGAAAAAATGACCTCTTCTAATTATAAGGAAGTTATTATTAAAACAAAACAAGAAGTTTCACAAGTACTGAAAGAAACAATGCGACCGGAATTTCTGAATCGTATAGATGAAATTATAATGTTTATGCCGCTCTCTTTGAACAGTATAAGTAAAATTGTTGAACTTCAGCTTAACAGCTTAAAGAAAAAACTTAAAAAAGATGACATAAGAATAAATTTTACAAAAAAGGCTGTAAGTGTATTATCAAGATTAAGTTATAATCCTCAATTCGGAGCAAGACCTGTTAAGAGAACTATTCAAAAACACATTTTGAATGAATTATCAGAACAAATACTAAAAAACGAGGTTGATAAAAAAAAGATCATCAATATTGATCTGAAAGATTCAAAACTAATCTTCAATAATGTTACCGATCAAGAATTGGAAAAGATTCTTGCTGATCAGAAATTGGTAACTGATAAAAAGGAAAAACACGAAACAGAAACAGATACTGAAAATGAAACAACCATAAAAAAAGACAGCGGATTTTGGAAAAGATTCGGAAATTGGTTCAAAAATATTTTCGGAAATAAATAA
- a CDS encoding OmpA family protein, with the protein MRKILLLLIAVSISFNLSDAQSKRQIKKEYSKAKELLANHRYESAKKIFSKFLKGDKSNLEYNFYTGICELNTDEYDQAIEHFDYVIDDYKKSGNESDFTKSSIFYKADAYHNLYQFDEEIELLNSLSSFDLDDSEKEKIEKSIKNVNEAKGIFFNFQPIIVTRLDILNSEYDDHTPIPTSDGKKLYFTSKRPGGISDKKISEEGKYFEDIWMWETDKEPVNIGLPINTEKHDATGGLSLDGNTIFIYKASDKKLGDIYTSKLENGNWTEPEKLNKNINKRKTVERHATLSPDGKKLYFSSNRKNGKGKRDIWVSELQEDNEWGKPVSLNINTEYDEESPYMLSDGITFYFSSKGYNGMGGYDIFKCLINSDGTFNEPENLGFPINTVEDDVFFFPLSDEETAFFTRRKSVDADIFKTIFPDNSLIVESDVKGKEFEKELYSMNIDKVDVLSVNTDKKAEEYTLNLEKGKYKTVIIPDKDHKFYYHKEGYVFDTEDLNIDNVTGKELIQKEPILVKIEEGKTEKYKLMSFEANSSDLIGFTETELKLIAENLDKYPELVVNFSTEDYMTESNNLSEERKAKAVDYLKSKGISPERIYVDLSPRSIPDNNLEYTIYDTENIKKEIEDKEEITAIEESEYYTVEIENVFFKFDRSNLVITPDEKLKKVADYLFKNEDAKIAVIGYTDAVGSNAYNDKLAVKRAKLIKDILVKNGAKDEQIQILGYGEDNPLTLNKKDNKYYEPSKQYNRRIEFVVLVQGNPKLKVLLFKDVPGEYLDKNYNDEYKR; encoded by the coding sequence ATGAGAAAAATTTTATTACTGCTTATTGCTGTGAGTATCTCTTTTAATTTGTCTGATGCTCAATCTAAAAGGCAAATAAAAAAGGAATATTCAAAAGCAAAAGAACTTCTTGCTAATCATAGATATGAAAGTGCAAAAAAGATTTTCTCGAAATTCTTAAAGGGTGACAAATCCAATTTAGAATATAACTTTTATACAGGAATTTGCGAATTAAATACAGATGAGTATGATCAAGCAATTGAACATTTTGATTATGTTATAGATGATTATAAAAAGTCCGGAAACGAAAGTGATTTTACAAAATCTTCCATTTTTTACAAAGCAGATGCTTATCATAATCTTTATCAATTTGATGAAGAAATTGAGTTGCTGAATAGTCTTTCTTCCTTTGATTTAGATGATTCCGAAAAAGAAAAGATTGAAAAATCAATAAAAAATGTAAATGAAGCAAAAGGAATATTTTTCAATTTTCAACCGATTATTGTTACAAGATTAGACATTCTAAATTCTGAATATGACGATCATACACCAATTCCGACTTCTGACGGTAAAAAACTTTATTTTACTTCTAAAAGACCGGGAGGAATCAGTGATAAAAAAATTAGTGAAGAAGGTAAATATTTTGAAGATATATGGATGTGGGAAACTGATAAAGAACCCGTAAACATAGGTCTCCCTATTAATACTGAGAAACATGATGCAACAGGAGGCTTGTCTCTGGACGGAAATACAATTTTTATTTATAAAGCATCTGATAAAAAACTCGGCGATATATACACAAGTAAATTAGAAAACGGAAACTGGACAGAGCCTGAAAAATTAAATAAAAATATAAATAAAAGAAAGACAGTTGAAAGACATGCAACATTGTCTCCCGACGGAAAGAAGTTGTATTTTTCAAGTAACAGAAAAAACGGCAAAGGCAAACGTGATATTTGGGTTTCTGAACTTCAAGAAGATAATGAATGGGGTAAACCGGTTAGCTTAAATATCAATACAGAATACGATGAAGAGTCTCCTTATATGCTTTCTGACGGAATAACTTTTTATTTCAGTTCTAAAGGATATAACGGAATGGGTGGTTATGATATTTTTAAATGTTTGATTAACAGTGACGGAACTTTCAATGAACCTGAAAATCTTGGTTTCCCAATCAATACAGTTGAAGATGATGTTTTCTTTTTCCCTCTTTCTGATGAAGAAACAGCTTTTTTCACAAGAAGAAAATCAGTTGATGCAGATATTTTTAAAACTATTTTTCCTGATAATTCACTAATAGTAGAAAGTGATGTTAAAGGTAAAGAGTTTGAAAAAGAATTATATTCGATGAATATTGATAAAGTTGATGTATTATCTGTTAATACTGATAAGAAAGCTGAAGAATATACATTAAACTTGGAAAAAGGAAAATATAAAACCGTAATTATTCCGGATAAAGATCATAAGTTTTATTATCACAAAGAAGGTTATGTGTTTGATACTGAAGATTTAAACATTGATAATGTAACAGGTAAAGAATTGATTCAAAAAGAACCAATCTTAGTTAAAATTGAGGAGGGAAAGACCGAAAAATACAAATTGATGTCCTTTGAAGCTAACAGCAGTGATTTGATTGGTTTTACCGAAACGGAATTAAAGTTAATTGCTGAAAACCTTGATAAATATCCCGAATTGGTTGTAAATTTTTCAACTGAAGATTATATGACAGAATCAAATAATCTGTCAGAAGAAAGAAAAGCTAAAGCAGTTGATTATCTTAAGAGCAAAGGGATTTCACCGGAAAGGATTTATGTTGATCTTTCTCCGAGAAGTATTCCCGATAATAATTTAGAATATACAATTTACGATACCGAGAATATTAAAAAAGAAATTGAAGATAAAGAAGAAATAACGGCAATTGAAGAATCTGAATATTATACTGTTGAAATAGAAAATGTATTCTTTAAGTTTGACAGATCAAATCTCGTTATTACGCCTGATGAAAAATTAAAAAAGGTGGCTGATTACTTATTTAAAAACGAAGATGCTAAAATAGCAGTGATTGGATATACTGATGCAGTCGGGAGTAATGCTTATAATGACAAATTGGCTGTAAAAAGAGCAAAATTAATAAAAGATATACTTGTTAAAAACGGAGCCAAAGACGAGCAAATTCAAATACTTGGCTATGGAGAAGACAATCCTTTGACCTTAAATAAAAAGGATAATAAATATTATGAACCTTCAAAACAATATAACAGAAGGATAGAATTTGTTGTACTTGTTCAAGGTAATCCAAAATTGAAAGTATTACTGTTTAAAGATGTTCCCGGAGAATACCTTGATAAAAATTATAATGATGAATATAAACGATAA
- a CDS encoding glycosyltransferase family 2 protein: MLILVKLSVIIVNYNVKYFIEQCLYTVINAKEQFESRFGQNSLEIFVVDNNSHDQSCDLIREKFSEISLIENKKNVGFSTANNQAIKISRGEYVLLLNPDTIVAEDTFLKIIDFMDSHPDAGGLGVKMIDGKGDFLPESKRSLPTPTVSFYKIFGLSSLFPKSEKFGKYHLSYLDKNETHEVDVLSGAFMLLRKKTLDKAGMLDEDFFMYGEDIDLSYRIIKAGYKNFYYPGTTIIHYKGESTKKGSLNYVFMFYNAMIIFAKKHFSKKNAGFFSFFIKSAVWLRAGLSLIKRIFKTLFLPVLDSIIFFMGFYFIKPIWESYKFQAGGHYPEEYLFYVVPLYISVWLFAIFISKGYKRPTDSKRLFKGILFGTFVVLIIYSLLNESYRYSRALLLLGSAWAMITSWLLRVVFYFLNVKEFSFKPKFKKDIIIVAGSKETSEIKELILKSDEINKGNIILKDFELPEDMSIEHVIETIINNKIDEVVLSHERLSSSDIIKIISEFNKKNIEFKTTILGSNSVIGSNSINSPGEIYVPEVNKISKPENRRIKRISDIVISLLFLLFYPLILLLIDNKLNFINNIFLVLRGKYSWVGYISYEETEYIKLPEIKKGIIWPVNYTSFDEQEIYRINARYASNYNLTDDIYIIYRAFSMIGNKNL; encoded by the coding sequence ATTCTTATTTTGGTTAAGTTATCTGTAATAATAGTTAATTATAATGTGAAATATTTTATTGAACAATGTTTATACACTGTAATTAATGCTAAAGAACAATTTGAATCAAGATTCGGACAAAATTCTCTTGAGATTTTTGTTGTTGATAATAATTCTCATGATCAATCGTGTGATTTGATTAGAGAAAAATTTTCCGAAATAAGTTTAATTGAAAATAAAAAAAATGTAGGGTTCTCTACAGCAAATAATCAAGCAATTAAAATATCTCGCGGAGAATATGTTTTATTATTAAACCCTGATACGATTGTTGCAGAGGATACTTTTTTGAAAATTATTGACTTTATGGATTCACATCCTGATGCCGGCGGACTCGGTGTGAAGATGATTGACGGAAAGGGTGATTTTTTACCTGAATCAAAACGTTCGTTACCGACTCCTACTGTATCGTTTTATAAGATATTTGGTTTATCTTCTTTATTTCCTAAGTCTGAAAAATTCGGGAAATATCACTTATCATATTTAGATAAAAATGAAACTCATGAGGTTGATGTATTGTCAGGTGCATTTATGTTGTTAAGAAAAAAAACTTTAGATAAAGCAGGCATGCTTGATGAAGATTTCTTTATGTACGGTGAAGATATTGACCTTTCATACAGAATAATTAAAGCCGGTTACAAAAATTTTTATTATCCCGGCACAACGATAATACATTATAAAGGAGAAAGTACCAAAAAAGGAAGTTTGAACTATGTTTTTATGTTTTATAATGCAATGATTATATTTGCAAAAAAACATTTTTCAAAAAAAAATGCCGGATTTTTTTCTTTTTTTATTAAATCAGCTGTATGGTTAAGAGCCGGCTTATCTCTTATTAAAAGGATTTTTAAAACATTATTTTTACCTGTTTTGGACAGTATCATTTTTTTTATGGGATTTTATTTCATTAAACCGATTTGGGAATCTTATAAATTTCAAGCCGGCGGTCATTATCCTGAAGAATATCTTTTTTATGTTGTTCCTTTATACATTTCAGTTTGGTTGTTTGCAATTTTTATATCTAAAGGTTACAAACGCCCGACAGATTCTAAAAGGCTTTTTAAAGGGATTCTCTTCGGTACATTTGTGGTCTTAATAATATATTCATTGTTGAATGAATCATACAGATACTCACGTGCTTTACTTTTGTTAGGTTCTGCATGGGCAATGATTACTTCATGGTTACTGAGAGTCGTCTTTTATTTTTTAAATGTTAAAGAATTTTCTTTTAAACCCAAATTTAAAAAGGATATTATTATTGTTGCCGGTAGTAAAGAAACTTCAGAGATTAAAGAATTAATTTTAAAATCTGATGAAATTAATAAAGGAAATATTATTCTCAAAGATTTTGAATTACCGGAAGACATGTCAATTGAGCATGTTATTGAGACAATTATTAATAATAAAATTGATGAAGTTGTATTAAGTCATGAAAGATTAAGTTCTTCTGATATTATTAAAATAATTTCAGAGTTTAATAAAAAAAATATTGAGTTTAAAACAACTATTCTCGGCAGTAATTCTGTTATTGGCAGTAATTCAATTAATTCTCCGGGAGAAATTTATGTGCCGGAAGTGAATAAGATATCCAAACCTGAAAACAGAAGAATTAAAAGAATAAGTGACATTGTTATTTCTTTGTTGTTTTTGTTATTTTATCCTCTTATCCTCTTATTGATTGATAATAAACTAAATTTTATCAATAATATTTTTTTGGTTTTAAGAGGTAAATATTCATGGGTAGGTTATATTTCTTATGAAGAAACTGAGTATATTAAACTTCCTGAAATAAAAAAAGGAATTATTTGGCCTGTAAATTATACTTCTTTTGATGAACAAGAAATTTATAGGATTAATGCTCGATATGCTTCAAATTATAATTTAACTGATGATATTTATATCATTTACAGAGCATTTAGTATGATTGGTAATAAAAACTTGTAA
- the recR gene encoding recombination mediator RecR — protein sequence MTGSENKYPSQLLNNAVAEFAKLPGIGNKTALRLVLHLLKRSEEDVNIFGNAVIELRKNIKKCKVCKNVSDNDICDICSDKERDNQILCIVENINDVIAIEQTGQHHGLYHVLGGLISPMDGIGPDNLEIDSLIERINKNKINEIIFALNSTPEGDTTNFYIYKKTRNLDLTTTILARGVSVGSELQYTDEITLGRSLINRINFQI from the coding sequence ATGACCGGTAGTGAAAACAAATACCCGTCTCAATTACTGAATAATGCAGTTGCCGAGTTTGCTAAATTGCCCGGAATCGGGAATAAAACTGCTTTGCGTCTTGTTCTTCATTTGTTGAAGAGATCTGAAGAAGATGTAAATATATTCGGAAATGCTGTAATTGAATTAAGAAAGAATATAAAAAAATGTAAAGTATGTAAGAATGTTTCTGATAATGATATTTGTGATATTTGTTCCGATAAAGAAAGAGACAATCAAATATTGTGTATTGTCGAAAATATTAACGATGTAATAGCTATTGAACAAACAGGGCAACATCACGGGTTGTATCATGTTTTGGGAGGATTAATTTCTCCTATGGATGGTATCGGGCCGGATAATTTGGAAATAGATTCATTAATTGAAAGAATCAATAAAAATAAAATAAATGAAATAATATTTGCTTTAAACTCAACTCCTGAAGGGGATACAACAAATTTTTACATTTATAAAAAAACTCGCAATTTGGATTTAACAACTACAATTCTTGCAAGAGGAGTTTCTGTAGGAAGTGAACTTCAATACACAGATGAAATAACTTTAGGTCGTTCTTTAATTAACCGAATTAATTTTCAAATTTAA
- a CDS encoding TIGR00730 family Rossman fold protein, with product MKRYICVFCSSSDVADEVYFEAANELGSYISDYGYTLVFGGANVGLMKQLAETVKENKGYSIGVIPQKIVDNNIACTIVDELIVMPDMHSRKAKLESLADVFIALPGGFGTIEELSEVITLKQLGYHNKPIIFLNINNFYDKLFEFYEELYSQKFAKEDYRKLYYISDSIKDTFQYIEKYKEESPVNKWFVTK from the coding sequence ATGAAAAGATATATATGTGTATTTTGTTCTTCAAGTGATGTTGCTGATGAAGTTTATTTTGAAGCAGCAAATGAATTGGGTTCTTATATCTCTGACTATGGTTATACGTTGGTGTTTGGAGGAGCAAATGTAGGATTAATGAAACAACTTGCTGAAACTGTTAAAGAAAATAAAGGATATAGTATCGGAGTTATTCCGCAAAAAATTGTTGATAATAATATTGCTTGTACAATTGTTGATGAATTAATTGTAATGCCTGATATGCACTCCAGAAAAGCAAAACTCGAATCTTTGGCTGATGTATTTATTGCTTTACCCGGTGGTTTTGGAACTATAGAAGAGCTGTCGGAAGTTATAACTTTAAAGCAATTGGGGTATCATAATAAACCAATAATTTTTTTAAATATCAATAATTTTTACGATAAGTTGTTTGAATTTTATGAAGAATTGTATTCTCAAAAGTTTGCAAAAGAAGATTACAGAAAGTTATATTATATTTCCGACAGTATAAAAGATACATTTCAATATATTGAAAAATATAAAGAAGAAAGTCCTGTAAATAAATGGTTTGTTACTAAATAA
- a CDS encoding gamma-glutamylcyclotransferase — protein MNSNYKFPIKVFVFGTLRKGGRLDYYMDGSEYMGMYYTEGQLMKSEIGSAYINFDKKGVATIGELFFMNFAGLMRINHLESTSGEFPKGYDLHLAPIWKNTDNKFSFNEENKSFAFVYKRRNEPQKIHSGDWINRSKPIDEIKKYLNKNINSEIGPEDLIIYMQKYLS, from the coding sequence ATGAATTCAAATTACAAATTTCCTATTAAAGTTTTTGTTTTCGGCACACTGCGGAAAGGCGGCAGACTTGACTACTATATGGACGGCAGTGAATATATGGGCATGTACTATACTGAAGGCCAATTAATGAAATCAGAGATAGGCAGTGCCTATATTAATTTTGATAAAAAAGGTGTTGCAACAATAGGAGAATTATTTTTTATGAACTTTGCCGGATTAATGAGAATTAATCATTTGGAAAGTACTTCAGGTGAATTTCCTAAAGGTTATGATTTACATCTTGCTCCTATTTGGAAAAATACTGATAATAAATTTTCTTTCAATGAAGAAAACAAGTCTTTTGCTTTTGTTTATAAAAGAAGAAATGAACCGCAAAAGATTCATTCAGGAGATTGGATAAACAGAAGTAAACCAATTGATGAAATAAAAAAATATCTCAACAAAAATATCAATTCTGAAATTGGTCCTGAAGACTTAATAATATACATGCAAAAGTATTTAAGCTAA
- a CDS encoding Nramp family divalent metal transporter, whose amino-acid sequence MLRKRILSILFWSVVSAAFIGPGTITTATKAGVFYNFQLLWALVFSTFATLLLQEASARLTINSKLNLGEAISKKFEGKSSRTLVLFIIIVAIVLGCAAYETGNILGAVAGLKMIFDIPAYYFVAGIGALAILIFLLDSVHTIARLMGLVVFLMGAAFFFTSISLKPDWSEVLKGSVIPVIPDGQGSALIIMALIGTTVIPYDLFLGSGALDKKQSIKDMRFGLAFAIILGGIISMSIMGVGNAVTEGMSEAKKADFLSGLNFDKDGYTLLTNHLQQKIGIFAVYIFGFGMFAAGFSSAVTSPLASAITAKSLFANEKNKKKWSPGKLYFKLVIAGVLAVGLIFGFMEVKPIPAIIIAQAFNGLILPLIAVFLIYVVNDPEIIGKNNLNGWVSNIFMGIVLWVTMILGFTNISQSVAKTIGFDLASTDTVLMIPVIAISFIISAVLLWKIYKKRIKGLSANNFNI is encoded by the coding sequence ATGTTAAGAAAACGCATTTTAAGTATTCTTTTTTGGTCAGTTGTTTCGGCAGCATTTATTGGACCGGGAACTATTACAACAGCTACAAAAGCAGGCGTATTCTATAACTTCCAACTTCTTTGGGCATTAGTATTTTCTACCTTTGCAACCCTCTTATTGCAAGAAGCAAGTGCAAGACTTACTATTAACAGCAAATTAAACTTAGGAGAGGCAATTTCTAAAAAGTTTGAAGGAAAATCAAGCAGAACATTAGTTTTATTTATCATAATTGTTGCAATTGTATTGGGTTGTGCAGCATATGAAACAGGAAATATACTTGGTGCAGTTGCCGGATTAAAAATGATATTTGACATTCCTGCATATTACTTCGTAGCCGGAATTGGTGCATTGGCAATTTTAATTTTTTTATTAGACTCTGTTCATACAATTGCCCGATTAATGGGTTTGGTTGTATTTTTAATGGGTGCGGCATTCTTTTTTACTTCAATTTCATTAAAACCTGACTGGTCTGAAGTTCTGAAAGGCAGTGTTATTCCTGTTATTCCTGACGGTCAAGGATCTGCTCTTATTATTATGGCTTTAATCGGAACAACCGTAATTCCTTATGATTTATTTCTCGGTTCCGGAGCATTAGACAAAAAGCAATCTATTAAAGATATGCGGTTTGGTCTTGCATTTGCCATTATTTTAGGAGGTATTATTTCTATGTCAATTATGGGAGTAGGAAATGCTGTTACTGAAGGAATGTCGGAAGCCAAAAAAGCAGATTTCTTATCAGGTCTTAATTTTGATAAAGACGGCTATACTTTATTAACAAATCATCTCCAACAGAAAATTGGTATCTTTGCTGTGTATATCTTTGGTTTCGGAATGTTTGCAGCAGGCTTTTCATCTGCCGTAACTTCTCCTCTGGCATCAGCAATTACAGCAAAAAGTTTATTCGCAAATGAAAAAAATAAAAAGAAGTGGAGCCCGGGTAAATTGTATTTTAAATTAGTAATAGCAGGTGTTTTAGCCGTTGGTTTAATATTTGGATTTATGGAAGTTAAACCTATTCCGGCAATTATTATAGCACAAGCATTTAACGGTTTAATTCTTCCGCTGATTGCAGTATTTTTAATTTATGTAGTAAATGATCCCGAAATAATCGGAAAAAATAATCTTAACGGTTGGGTATCAAATATATTTATGGGAATTGTATTGTGGGTTACAATGATATTAGGATTTACTAATATTTCACAATCTGTTGCAAAAACAATTGGTTTTGACCTTGCAAGTACTGATACTGTACTAATGATACCGGTTATTGCAATTTCTTTTATAATTTCAGCTGTTTTATTATGGAAAATTTATAAAAAAAGGATTAAGGGCTTGTCCGCAAATAACTTTAACATTTAA